The genome window TTATCTGCTGTTGTCTTACCTCAGTTGATTCCCGCCTTCTTTTAGTCATTTAAGCCCCTCTTGCAAGTGTGCGCTCACCTTAGTTTACCACTAAGAAAACTCTGTGCAAGCGCAAATACGACGGCAATAAATTCAATATATTTGCCATGACAACTAAATGAATTAATATCGATCCGTGAATATCTTGCCTAACCTACTTCGACTACAGCGTCAATTGACTCCTATTGTTATCTATGCTATATTTTTAAAAATTGTTTATCAAATTAGGAAGTCACCTCTTATGTTGTCGAACATTCTCTTCAAAACTAAACCAACCATTTGCTTGATTGAAATCGTACCGGTTCGTCATTATGCACAGATTTTGCTTGTGCTGGAGGGAGATACTTAGTTTTTAAACCAGGTAAACCTAACCCCCCACCGGCACAAGCTAGTGGGGGTTTTTTTTTAAGCTGTAAATTTCACTTGCTGAGCAAGTGATGACAGCAGTGCGTACTTGCGCATGCAACATAAAAACAGATCTCCGCTTCGTTCAGAACAATATAAAAGGATTGCCATGATACCCCTGTTCCACAGCGCGCACTGGCGTCAGCACATTGCGTTGGATGTTGGTACTGCGACAATACGAATTGCCACAGGACTGTCTCCTTTAACGGAATACCCCTCTTTAATTGGGCTTAAACGGGCACTCTGCAACGGAGTGGTGGTGGATGGTGAGACTGTATCAAACATCCTGGAGCCACTTATGGATCGAGTACGTCGATTCGGCATTTTCAAACCGTGCGTTTTAGCCTGTGCCCCCAGCGATGCTCGCCAGGAAGAGCGACAATTACTAATCGACTCCATCATAAACGCCGGTGCAGCTTCGGTGATGATCATACCTGAACCACTTGCCGCTGCCATTGGTGCAGGTCTCGATGTTTCGTCTCCGTACGCTCAGATGGTAATTGATATTGGGGAAGGAGTTACTGATTGTGCAATCATACGCTCAAGTAAAATTCGGACCACTTGCGCAATCAGAATCGGGTGTGATCAGATGCGCCGCGCGATCGTATCTACAGCAATTAGTTATGGATCTACTATTGACGATTCGCATTCAGATATGCTGATGCGTACCAACGGACTGTTGCGTTCGCCTGAACATGTAGGCAGTGTATTTACAAAGATGGCATTACTGCCGGTAATAGAAAAAATTGCCGCTACAATTGATTCATTTATGCGGGATCTACCTCATGACGTGGGTTGCGAGATCATTGAGAACGGCATCTGTCTTACCGGCGGTGGGGCGTTGATTCCCGGAGTGCGAGATTATTTTGAACAGCGGACTGGCATCAGTACTACAATTGCCACCAATCCCCGTGCCTCGGTAGCAGAGGGTGCGCGTGCCATTGTGCCGGTTATTCTGTTTTTAAATCTATGGAGATAGTTCTCAAGCAGCAACTGCAGATAACAACTCTGCGACAAAAAACATTGGGGGGTTGCATCATGAAAGAACGTACCAACAGCAGGCAGATATTTATCACGGATTTCGATTTGCAGCGATTGGAGGATTTGATTGAAAATGCGAGCAGCAAACCATCTCGTGATGGCAAATATCTGGAAGAACTGGGACAGGAACTGCTTAGAGCAGAAGTGGTAGCTCCATCTGGCATCCCGCCCGATGTTATAACCATGAACTCACGAGTTTGCCTCACGGATATGGATTCTGGAGAAGACCTGGTCTATACGCTTGTATTTCCGGGTGATGCCAATTTAGAAAGCGGCAAGATTTCAGTGCTTGCCCCGATTGGTACTGCCATGATCGGGTACCGCACCGGGGATCGAATCACGTGGCAAGTACCTAGTGGCATTAAAAAACTGAAGGTGAAACGCATCCTTTACCAGCCGGAAGCTGCCGGAGATTTCCATCTGTAGTTGCAGCTGAACGCAAGAGCGAACAATCCTTATACGTTGGAGGATCAAGCTGATATGAAAATGATCTGTGTGTATTGCGGTTCCAATCCCGGAAGAGACTCAAGGTATGTCGAAGAAGCCTGTTCATTCGTTCGTGAAATGACTGTACGTAACATCGGTCTGGTTTATGGAGGTGCGAGTATCGGCGTCATGGGGGCAATCGCTGACACTGTCCTGCATGAAGGCGGCGAGGTCGTCGGGGTCATTCCACAGAGTCTGGTTGACAAGGAAATTGCCCATAATGGATTGACCGAACTGAAAATTGTTGGCTCGATGCATGAACGGAAAGCACTTATGGCTGAGCTGTCTGACGGCTTCATAGCACTTCCTGGAGGTCTTGGAACGTTAGAGGAGATAATTGAAGTTCTCACGTGGGCACAACTAGGTTTTCATACAAAACCGTGCGGCTTGTTAAACATTCTTGGATATTATGATGGGTTATCATCTTTTCTGAATCACGCCGTACACGAGCAGTTTATAAAAAAAGAACACCATTCAATGCTCATTATTGAAAACAACCCTCAGCGACTTCTGAATCAATTTTTGGCATATAAATCTCCTCTGCAAATGAATAAATGGATCCAGCGTGATGGAATGTAACTTTTACCAACAATGCTTTAAAAATCAATCCGTCTGATTCTCAAGGCATGTAAGTATGAATAGTTACAAAAATTAACGTCAGCATTTCAAGGTTAATTTTATATGATATTCAATTGCAGGAAATAAAACCATTGGTAAGATCGTTGCAGCTGATTTCCGGACAGCTAAGGTCTTTGAAAGCACATCGTTGAGTTCTGAGGGGTGTTTTTGACTTAACGCATAAACCAAACCGGACAATGCTGGCTTTTTATAAGTTAAATACAAATTACCAAGGATTGAATCAATGCAGAAATGGGTATTCCTTATAGTAGCGATAGTTAGTGAAGTTGCGGGAACTTCAGCTCTAAAATCCGCCGAAGGTTTTACGAGGCTATGGCCTTCGACCATTGTTGTTTTGGGTTATGCCTCTGCTTTTTACTTTTTGTCGCTCACCCTAAAAGCTATCCCTGTAGGTATTGCTTATGCAATCTGGTCAGGCGTCGGGACAGCCTTGATAGTTTTGGTCGCTTGGATTTTTATGGGACAGAAACTAGACTTGCCTGCTGTGGCCGGAATCTTACTGATTTTCTTGGGAGTACTCGTTCTGTATGTATTTTCAAAATCAACAGCACACTAAACGGGATTTCGCTTACTTCCTGTTGAAATATATCAGCACTGCGGACTCTTCAACCCGAGACGCTTCAGCTGATTTACGAAGAACTGTCCTTCTATGGCCGAGAACTCAGCGCCTTATCTGCCTTACACCGGTGGTTCGGCTACCTTTCAATGCAAGACGGATTTCCTGATAATACCGCCGACGGCATCAGCTAAAGGGTGAATTACTACAAATGCTGTTTCATCAATTTCATTGGTAACATTTTTTACCCTTCCGATTTCCAACCTGGTAACGACACAATAGATAATATCTATAGGCTTGCCGGACTTGCCACCGCGTCCATTGTAAATCGTCACGCCCCGACTCAGGATGCGGATGATTGCCACCCTGATTTCATCACTTTTTTCTGACATTATGATTATGGCGTTGTACTCCTCTATACCGTGAAGGAGAAAATCGACTGTTTTAGATGCTGCAAAGTATGTCAATACAGAATAGAGCGCTGAATCGATGCCGAGAAAAAAAGCCGCAGTGGAAAAGATGAAAATATTCAAGATGAGGATGACATCGCCGACTTTCAAAATATTACTACTTTTACTGATCAGCAAAGCCGCTATTTCAGTGCCGTCAAGAACCGCGCCACCCCGTATAGCCAAGCCTATTCCGGCGCCAATGAAAAAGCCACCGAAAACGGCTGTCAGCAGCTTGTCGGGGGTTACGTCCGGATAGTTGACAAAGGCAAGACAAAGAGCCAAACCAGTTATTGCGAAGACGCTTTTCAAGGCAAACTTGCTCCCGATCTGATGATAGCCCAAAGCGATGAACGGGAGATTGATAAGCGGGATAAGGATCGCCAATGGATAGCCAAGCAGATTGCTCAGCAGCATGGATATACCGGTAACTCCGCCATCTATGAAGTGAGACGACAACAGGAAACCTTTAATACCCATCCCGGCTAAAAAAATCCCCAATACGATCAGAAGGGAATCAATCAATTCTCGAATAAGCGTTTTCATTGGTTGCTCAACGGATAGTTCATTTAATTTCCTGACCTGCACTGACAAAAGATATCCCCTGTCCGGATGTGGCTCCGATCATGACGCACTCGATGACGGGACTATTGATAGCCTTGTCTGAGTTCCATTTGACAATGAAGTTTGCTCCGAAACCTCCGCTGGTGTCTTTCTCCTCAATATGAACGAAGGAAGAAGCCAATGGACCAAGGATATATGGTTTTTCAAGATAACGACGAATCAATTTGCCACTTGTGTCGTAATAGTCGATGTCAGTAACCTGAAATGAGGACGACATGTCTGTGTTTCTAATGCTCAACGTCGTGGCAAGCTGGAAAGGCAGCTTTCTCGGGCCAGTAAAAACATTTGAGTAAGCAGGCACATAGACGGTCTGCCCTTTTGACAACCTGATCTCGGATGAAGCGGACCAACAGAAATTTGGGACCGTCCACGACAACAGTAAAAACAGCACAACTAAGGTAGAAAAAGAAATTTGGAGGATGTATCGCACAAATTGCTCCTTTCATGAGACAATCAATATTTCACAGCATATTAGCTGGCTTCAAAGGCAAGTCTATGATCACTTCTGTACCGGAATTTTTTTTACTTTTTATTCGAATAGTTCCGCCGTGCGCTTCAATGATTTTTTTCGAGATAGGAACGCCAAAACCGGTCCCTTCGTTTTTTGTCGTGTAAGTCAGCGTAAAAAGATTATCCAATGTCTCTTGATTCATTCCGGCTCCATGGTCCTTGATTGTAATCGTAAGCATATTCTTACCGCTTGCAATGGTCACGATGACATTTCCACCTTGATATGAGGCGTCAACAGAATTATCAATCAGGTTGACTAGAGCCCGTTCCAATTGGAAGCTATCAACCTTACAGATTAGAGGCTCAGGCGGGGAGTTAACCCTAAAACTCACTCCTTTCGTTTCTGCCTTTATAAAGCACGATTCGCAAGCCCGCTGAATACTTTGCCTAACATCCCCCTCTGTGGAATCCAATTGTATTGGCCTGGCAAATTCGAGTACCTCGTTAACTATCCTTTGCATGGTCATTGCAGATTCCGTGACTGTCTGAGCCGCAAGTGAAGTGTCGCCTTTACCTTCCTGGATGCGACGAGCAAACCCCAGAATCGAGATGAGCGGGTTCTTCAGGTCATGCACGATTACGGTCGCAGCTTGGCCGATACCAGAAAAATAACGTTCCTGCTCCGCCTGCCTGTGTCTTTTCCTCTCCCGTGTAACAAGTTGGCCTGCAAAAATAGCGACCAACCCGCTCAACACCACATGCAACGATCTATCAACCAATTGTGGAACTGAGTTCGCCCAACCTCCGAAAAACATGGGAGTGTATGCTGCCGAAACAAACAGATAGGTCACCAGAGCGCCTTTCGGACCAAAACGCAACACACCAAGAATCAGTGGGATGTAAAACAGTTCGTTCAGAACAATGTGATTCGAAAACCACTGCATTGACAATAAATGCAGACACAGGATCAGTATAGTTGTAATGACAATCACAGCAACATGGTAGTATTGTTTTTTCATGCGTGCCCGTGCCTCCTAAACCAAATCATCAATAATCGATTTCTGATCACGTTTATCCCCACAGACAGTTAATCCTCAACCTGAGTTTATCAAATAAGGTTTCCGTTTGAATTTCCGGCGTATGCTTAACCTTGAAGCCACTCAATACGAGACCGACACCTGTGGAAAACTGCGGCAAGCAGACGCTATCAGCGAGTCCGCTGATATGCCGTGGTTCGCCTACCCGTACCGGCATGTTGAGCACCATCTCGGCCAGCTTAACCATACCTGGAAGGCGCGAAGAGCCACCAGTAATCACTGCACCGGCAGCCAGGTTACTTTTGAATCCTGAACAAGTTAGCTCCCTGTTAATAATGGTGAATATTTCGTTAGCCCGGCAATAAAGAATGTTGCGAATGCTGTCCCTGGACACAAAGCGATTGCGAACGCCAATTGTCGTAAGGAGTTCAACCGGGGGTTCTCCGTCCATTATGTCTCCCTGACAACAACCATGGATACATTTGACTTGCTCAGCTTCGCTTGTAGTAACGCGTAGCCCAACAGCAAGATCACTGGTCAAGTGGTTGCCGGCAACTGGTATCACAGAAGTATGCCGGAGCGTCCCTCTTCTGAATGTTGCAATATCCGTTGTACCGCTGCCGATGTCGATCATGACCACCCCAAGATCCCGCTCTTCTGGCATAAGCACTGCCTGTGCAGACGCCAGAGGCTGAAAGATAACTTCATCCACTACCAATTCAGCCTGCCCGCACGCCTTCACGATATTCGCAACACTTGCAGATGCCGCTGTGACGAGGTGTACCCGAGCCTCCAGCCTCTCACCGCTTATTCCCAGAGGATTCTCAATTCCATCGTATGAGTCAACGATGAATTCTTGTGGGATAACATGTAGCATTCTGCGGTCTGCAAGAAGCGGTACAGCTTGCGTCAAATCAATGACCCGTTGCACGTCATTCTTTGTAACTTCGCGCCCCTTGAGCGTCACCATGCCGTTAGAGTTTTGACCATGCATGAATCTGTCGGCAATCCCCACCACCACGTTTTTAATGGAACATCCAGAAATGAGTTCCGCTCCCTCTATTGCTTTGCGGATTGACTTTACTGTGCTCTCGATATTAATCACAAAACCTTTACGCAACCCACTGGTTCGGGACTGGCCAATTCCGAGAATCTCAATATGATCGTTATGCTGCCTCCCAACCACAGCGCAGATCTTGGATGTACCAATATCCAGCCCAACAACTATGTTTTCATTCGCATGTTGCATTATGACTCCACTCTGTGTTCATACTATTGGCGCTAAAACGGTACCAAGACTGCATGTGGTGCACATTATCTGTATTTGCGCCAAGTTAATCAACGCGATCAAAGTACTTCGCTATTTCTTCAGTCAATGCCTTAATTGTGTATTCACTGGGTTCGACATGAACCTCCAGCCCGAACTTATTACACGTTTTGGAAGTAATCGGTCCGATACTCGCTATAACAACTCCTTGCAAGAGTTTCGCAAAGCGCTGCTCACCAAGAAGGCTTGCGAGATTGGTGACCGTGGAGGAGGCAGTGAATGTAACACAGTCAATCTGCCGTTCCTCCAAGGCTATTACTAATTGAGTAGGGATCTTGTCTTGTGGCAGATTGCGGTATGTAATCAGATCTCTGACATGTGCTCCCTGTCGCAGAAGTCCATCTATGACAACATCGCGGGCGCAGTCGCCCTTGGGGAAAAGCACCCATCTATCTGTCATCTCCAGTCCGGCAAAAGCAGCAACGACTCCTTCGCCTGTGTAGTTACTTGCTATCAGGTCAACGCGTACACCATTGTCGTGCAACAATTCTGCGGTCTTTGGCCCTACGGCGCATATCCGACAAAAATTCACGGTACTGACGTCTAAATCAAGCATCTGTAGACGTTCAACAAAATTGCCGACCGCATTTCTGGAGGTAAAGACGACCCAATCGAACGCTGTCAACGTTTTCAAAGCGACGTCTAAGTCTGCGTAGCTTTCCGGCGGTGCTATCCGGATGGTCGGATATTCCAGTACCCGTGCACCTTTGGCTTTTAGTAGACATGCAAATTCCTCGGCCTGTCCGGCAGCCCTGGTCACAAGGATCAGTTTCCCATGCAAACGAACCTTATTGGAATTGTTGCTCTCCCGTAACAGGACTTTCGTCGCGGTAGTCACCACTTCCTCCATATTGTTTAACTACTTTTTCGAGGCATGAGAATTACCCTCTTTAGAGAAAACGTCTAAGTGAGAAACTACCCTCTACGTATACTCTCGTTTTCAATAAAGAGGGTTCATTGAATATGTTCATGTCAGTGAGAAAAATTGGCACTATTTGATAATAACGAATTCAGCGCGTCTGTTTTGAGCCCACACAGCTTCATCGTGTCCATTATTAAGTGGCATTTCCTTGCCATAGCTAATGACAGAAAGCCGTGCAGAAGGGACTCCCAATGTCTCCAAATAGTTGAATGCTGCCTGTGCCCGCTTTTCACCTAAGGCCAGGTTGTACTCATCTGAACCATGTTCATCACAGTGACCTTCAATCTGGATCTTGACAGCCGTGTTTTTCTTCAAAAGATATTCAGCGTTCTTGCTTAAAGTATCACGAGCAGCATAACCCAAAAGGTATGAATCGAAATCGAAATGGATTTTCTCCAAGATAATTTCACTGACTGCCAGCACCTGAGTTTCTGACGATGCTTTCACAATACCAAAAGTTGACCCTGCTGATTGCTTTTCTTCACGTGGCAGTGTGTCATTTATGAACGGTTCAGCTAAATTCTTCTCGATGTGTGTTGTAATTGAAGATTCTTCCTTCTTTACCATTTCTTTGTTGGCACAACCATTGACCCAAAAGGCACCGCAACAAAGAATCAAGAAAACACCTATCATCCGGTTACACATAATTTCACTCCGTAATTTGATTTGTTGGCTAAAATGAGAGTTCTATAATTGCAGTTCGCCTCTAGACTTTCAATCCAGATAGCCCCGCACTTACTGCATTCAAGCATGTTGTCAGCATACCCTTCGGAATGTATGTTGATTTCGATCTTTCTGTGATCGCTGCATATCGGACATTTCATGGTGTTTTCTCCATCATGTATTTTAAGTAGCACGCAAATTCAAATGCCTGCCCGGCAGCAAAGGATTCTACCGGGCAGGCAATCGAGATTGACTCTTTTGA of Geobacter sp. contains these proteins:
- a CDS encoding Hsp70 family protein; its protein translation is MIPLFHSAHWRQHIALDVGTATIRIATGLSPLTEYPSLIGLKRALCNGVVVDGETVSNILEPLMDRVRRFGIFKPCVLACAPSDARQEERQLLIDSIINAGAASVMIIPEPLAAAIGAGLDVSSPYAQMVIDIGEGVTDCAIIRSSKIRTTCAIRIGCDQMRRAIVSTAISYGSTIDDSHSDMLMRTNGLLRSPEHVGSVFTKMALLPVIEKIAATIDSFMRDLPHDVGCEIIENGICLTGGGALIPGVRDYFEQRTGISTTIATNPRASVAEGARAIVPVILFLNLWR
- a CDS encoding nucleoside diphosphate kinase regulator, producing MKERTNSRQIFITDFDLQRLEDLIENASSKPSRDGKYLEELGQELLRAEVVAPSGIPPDVITMNSRVCLTDMDSGEDLVYTLVFPGDANLESGKISVLAPIGTAMIGYRTGDRITWQVPSGIKKLKVKRILYQPEAAGDFHL
- a CDS encoding TIGR00730 family Rossman fold protein, with the protein product MKMICVYCGSNPGRDSRYVEEACSFVREMTVRNIGLVYGGASIGVMGAIADTVLHEGGEVVGVIPQSLVDKEIAHNGLTELKIVGSMHERKALMAELSDGFIALPGGLGTLEEIIEVLTWAQLGFHTKPCGLLNILGYYDGLSSFLNHAVHEQFIKKEHHSMLIIENNPQRLLNQFLAYKSPLQMNKWIQRDGM
- a CDS encoding QacE family quaternary ammonium compound efflux SMR transporter: MQKWVFLIVAIVSEVAGTSALKSAEGFTRLWPSTIVVLGYASAFYFLSLTLKAIPVGIAYAIWSGVGTALIVLVAWIFMGQKLDLPAVAGILLIFLGVLVLYVFSKSTAH
- a CDS encoding DUF2179 domain-containing protein: MKTLIRELIDSLLIVLGIFLAGMGIKGFLLSSHFIDGGVTGISMLLSNLLGYPLAILIPLINLPFIALGYHQIGSKFALKSVFAITGLALCLAFVNYPDVTPDKLLTAVFGGFFIGAGIGLAIRGGAVLDGTEIAALLISKSSNILKVGDVILILNIFIFSTAAFFLGIDSALYSVLTYFAASKTVDFLLHGIEEYNAIIIMSEKSDEIRVAIIRILSRGVTIYNGRGGKSGKPIDIIYCVVTRLEIGRVKNVTNEIDETAFVVIHPLADAVGGIIRKSVLH
- a CDS encoding DUF3124 domain-containing protein, giving the protein MLQISFSTLVVLFLLLSWTVPNFCWSASSEIRLSKGQTVYVPAYSNVFTGPRKLPFQLATTLSIRNTDMSSSFQVTDIDYYDTSGKLIRRYLEKPYILGPLASSFVHIEEKDTSGGFGANFIVKWNSDKAINSPVIECVMIGATSGQGISFVSAGQEIK
- a CDS encoding GHKL domain-containing protein is translated as MKKQYYHVAVIVITTILILCLHLLSMQWFSNHIVLNELFYIPLILGVLRFGPKGALVTYLFVSAAYTPMFFGGWANSVPQLVDRSLHVVLSGLVAIFAGQLVTRERKRHRQAEQERYFSGIGQAATVIVHDLKNPLISILGFARRIQEGKGDTSLAAQTVTESAMTMQRIVNEVLEFARPIQLDSTEGDVRQSIQRACESCFIKAETKGVSFRVNSPPEPLICKVDSFQLERALVNLIDNSVDASYQGGNVIVTIASGKNMLTITIKDHGAGMNQETLDNLFTLTYTTKNEGTGFGVPISKKIIEAHGGTIRIKSKKNSGTEVIIDLPLKPANML
- the ftsA gene encoding cell division protein FtsA; translated protein: MQHANENIVVGLDIGTSKICAVVGRQHNDHIEILGIGQSRTSGLRKGFVINIESTVKSIRKAIEGAELISGCSIKNVVVGIADRFMHGQNSNGMVTLKGREVTKNDVQRVIDLTQAVPLLADRRMLHVIPQEFIVDSYDGIENPLGISGERLEARVHLVTAASASVANIVKACGQAELVVDEVIFQPLASAQAVLMPEERDLGVVMIDIGSGTTDIATFRRGTLRHTSVIPVAGNHLTSDLAVGLRVTTSEAEQVKCIHGCCQGDIMDGEPPVELLTTIGVRNRFVSRDSIRNILYCRANEIFTIINRELTCSGFKSNLAAGAVITGGSSRLPGMVKLAEMVLNMPVRVGEPRHISGLADSVCLPQFSTGVGLVLSGFKVKHTPEIQTETLFDKLRLRINCLWG
- the pal gene encoding peptidoglycan-associated lipoprotein Pal; this translates as MCNRMIGVFLILCCGAFWVNGCANKEMVKKEESSITTHIEKNLAEPFINDTLPREEKQSAGSTFGIVKASSETQVLAVSEIILEKIHFDFDSYLLGYAARDTLSKNAEYLLKKNTAVKIQIEGHCDEHGSDEYNLALGEKRAQAAFNYLETLGVPSARLSVISYGKEMPLNNGHDEAVWAQNRRAEFVIIK